The sequence ACTCACTATTTTGTAATTAATGATTTCCGTTCCATTTGCCTTGGCATTTCTTGCCGACAATTCGGGCAAAACCAATACCTTCGACTGGAACTCACTTGATGTAAAAGTTGCCCTCGACAGCAAAGACAAGTATTCATTTTGGATCAATAATGTACAGACGTGATTGCTTTCTTTTTTTTAAGTTAAAGCTAATTGCTATATTTTGTCAACTATTTTTATTGTTTTTTCTGCTTAAAAATTGACAGAGCAATATCCTTGTCCCCTGAGAAAAAGAAGACAAGGAAAATGACTGTTTACTAGTAGGAATTTAGAAAACTAAACTAACAAATTTGTCGAGGAGGAGGTAAGCAAAAATTGCACCACCAACGCCACCAACAAGAAATCCACCACTAAATAAACTCCAACCTTCGCTAGTTTTAATGCCAGCAGGAACATTGGGAACGGTTCGCGAAAAGTTAGGACGAGGAGAGGTTTCTAAACGTTTTTCCAAAGAAACTGTGCCATATAAAGAAAGGCAAACTGTCAGCAAAACAATTAACGCACAAGCACTGATTAAAGCTGCTAATAAACCAAACTCGCTATTACGTAAAGGTCCTAAAACAGCAAAGGGACCAATTAACCAGTAACCGTGTGCCATGCCAATTTCTAATCCCCGCATTAAAGGAGATAAACCATCTCGATAAATGGGGAGATTCGCAACAAATTTGAGGGTAATATCATTGGCATTAACGGGAGTCGCTAAGTTACCTTCTGCGATTTCTTGAGAGGCACGAATAACATCACCTTGCTTGAAATCAAACCCCGCAAATGCACCACGGACGCGAATGGCGTGCCAAAGGTGACCTAGTAAAAATAAGACACCTAAAGCATAGTGGAAGCTGGCTAACCAACCCCGTGCAGAAACAACCCCACTGGTGGTTTCCCAGTTACCCGCAACGCCGAAAAAGACTTCGGGATAAACGGTGTCATTCACGCTGACGAAGTACCCTGCTAAAATTCCCATATACGCGATCGCGCCGAGACTGTAACAAAGATATGCTTCTCCCGAATAAAACAGCACCCGTCGCGCCCAAGCAAAGGGAGTGGTCAAAATATGGAACACACCACCAGCAATGAGAATTATGCTGATCCAAAGATGACCGCCGACCACATCTTCTAAGTTATCTACCGCAGCGAGACCTTCCCAGCCGTGTTGACCCCAGAGATAACCAAAGATGGTTAGGGGATTGAGTGTGGGGTTACTGACGACACGCACAGCGCCATCACTACCCGCCCAGGGGTCAAAAATACCGCCCCAAAACATCGCTTTGGAAACGAGGAGAAACGCACCAATTCCGAGGAAAATCAAGTGAATCCCCAAAATCGTGGTCATTTTATCTTTATCTTGCCAGTCGTAGCCAAAAAAGCCAGCAAACCGTTGTTTATCCTGCGGTAACACTTCTGGACCAATGAGCGCATGATAAACCCCACCTGCGCCTAAAACCGCAGAAGAGATCAAATGCAACACAGCAATGACAAAATAGGGATAGGTGCTAATGACCTCTCCTCCACTACCAACGCCAAAGCCCAAGGTCGTTAAGTGGGGGAGTAAAATCAATCCCTGTTTATACATCGGTTCACTGGGAACATAGCGAGATAACTCAAAGAGCGTCATTGCCCCTGCCCAAAAGGTAATTAACCCTGCATGAGCAATGTGAGCACCGAGTAATTTACCCGATAAGTTGATAAAGCGAGCATTACCAGCCCACCACCCCACGCTGGGGATTTGTTCTTTATTCGGACTATTTGCAACAACAGCCGTCATTTTTCATTCTCCTTGCGAAATATTTGCATTTATTTCAGAAAAAAACTAAGTCAGGGAAGAAGCACTTTCCTCTGTCACCCGACCCCGTTGGAAATCAAAGCCAGCAGCGCGCAGGGCGTGCCAAATGTGTCCTTGTAGGAAAAAGAAGGCAAGCCAGAAATGAGCATTCGCCAGCCAAGTGCGAGAGGAAACTAAGTTGGGATCAACCGAAGAGAAGTAGGGGAAAATATTCAGCCGAATCTCTAGGGCGGGTCCATAGAAGACTTCTGGATAAACCGTTGTATTGACGGAAATAAAGTAGGTGGCAATAAACCCCATGAGGGCTAACGCGCCTAAACTGTAAGAAAGATAGGCTTCCCCCGACCAAACAAACAGGGATTGCGTCCAAGCATAGGGGCGGGTGAAAATATGGAAAATACCGCCACCAATCAGTAACAGTGCGATCCAAATATGACCGCCCACCACATCTTCTAAGTTATCTACCGCAGCTAACCAGTGTTTGCCTTCTGCCCCGAAGAGATAGCCAAAGATGGTCGCGGGAGAAAGAGTCGGGTTACTGACAGCACGCACAGTTTCTAAGTTTGGGTCATACAACCCACCGAAAAACATGGCTTTTGCAACCAGCAGGAGTGCGCCCCCTCCCAGTAACACTAAATGAATCCCCAGAATGGTGGTCATTTTGTTTTGGTCTTCCCAGTCGTAACTGAAAAACGGGAATTTCTTTTTCTCCAGCACATCTTGTTCAGAACGGACGTGGAAAATACCGCCAAAGCCCAAAAATGCCGAGGAAATCAGGTGTAATGCCCCAATGACGAAAAAGGGATAAGTGCTGATGATTTCTCCCCCATCACCTATGCCCCAGCCTTGAGTCGCCAGATGGGGGATTAAAATCAAACCTTGTTCGTACATAGGTTGATCGGGGTTAAATTGACCCAGTTCAAAGAGGGTCATTGCCCCTGCCCAAAAGACGATTAAGCCCCCATGGGCAACATGAGCACCTAGTAACTTTTGGGAAAGGTTGGTGAGACGAGCGTTTCCCGCCCACCACGGCTGATCGGAATTCACCATGAAACCTCCTTATTTTATTGCAAAAGATATTCAATTGATATTGAAGACAGTTTACCGTATAACCGAAATAGTTGAGAAAGATTTTTTATTAAAATTTAATTTTCCGCAAATCGTCAATGAGACAATCTGTAACCGAGAACTCCAACCGCAATTAACCCGATTGAAGACAGCGTATATAAAAGAGCAATTCCACTCCCTTCACCAACACCAAATAATCTACCGAAAACGCCTGTTAGTAACCCTCCTTCTGCCATAGCAGGGGTAAATACTTGATCCGCTAAAGGG comes from Halothece sp. PCC 7418 and encodes:
- a CDS encoding photosystem I reaction center subunit XI, producing MRASQEIAEGNLATPVNANDITLKFVANLPIYRDGLSPLMRGLEIGMAHGYWLIGPFAVLGPLRNSEFGLLAALISACALIVLLTVCLSLYGTVSLEKRLETSPRPNFSRTVPNVPAGIKTSEGWSLFSGGFLVGGVGGAIFAYLLLDKFVSLVF
- a CDS encoding chlorophyll a/b binding light-harvesting protein, with product MVNSDQPWWAGNARLTNLSQKLLGAHVAHGGLIVFWAGAMTLFELGQFNPDQPMYEQGLILIPHLATQGWGIGDGGEIISTYPFFVIGALHLISSAFLGFGGIFHVRSEQDVLEKKKFPFFSYDWEDQNKMTTILGIHLVLLGGGALLLVAKAMFFGGLYDPNLETVRAVSNPTLSPATIFGYLFGAEGKHWLAAVDNLEDVVGGHIWIALLLIGGGIFHIFTRPYAWTQSLFVWSGEAYLSYSLGALALMGFIATYFISVNTTVYPEVFYGPALEIRLNIFPYFSSVDPNLVSSRTWLANAHFWLAFFFLQGHIWHALRAAGFDFQRGRVTEESASSLT